The genomic stretch ATACGGTTTCCGGGCCAGACACTATCCCGGCCGAGATCACCGGTGAAGTGATCCTGGAAGGGGCGCTCGTCCTCGAAGGGGATGTGATGGTCAAAGGGGGAGCCGTGCTCACGATCCTGGCCGGGTCGGTTGTGCGGCCGCGGCCCGGTTCGGGCATGACCGTTCAGGGACAGCTCAGGATCCAGGGGGAAAAGGGCCGTCCCGTGGTGATCGTCCCGTCGGAAGGGGTTCAGTGGAAAGGGATCACCTTCCTGAGCGGGGCCGAGGGGACCGTCACCTGGGTCGAGATAGGCGGTGCCGGGACCGCCCTGAGCCTCATCGCCAGCCGGTTGTCCATCGACGATGCGTTCGTCTCGGGTTCGAAAACAGCCATCCACCTGGTTCGTGAGGCTTCGGCACAGATCACGGACTGTCAGTTGAAGGATAACCAGATCGGCATCGCCGTGGATATGAAATCGGTGGGCCGGGTTTCAGGCTGCCTGTTCGAGGGCAACGAGGTAGGATTGGGGATCGCTTCGGGCGGAGTGCCGGAGATCTCAGGCAACCGGTTCGTGGGCAACAGCCTCGGTATCCAGGTCCACCAGCGGTATCCGGGGAAGATCGAGGGGAACCTTTTCAGGGAGAACAAGGCCGGGATCAGGCTCTACCAGAACGGCCCGGACACTATTGTCGAGAAAAACCGGTTCGTGGATAATCAGGATGCCTCTGTCCTCGCCCTGTCGTACACCTCCCCGACCATCCGCAATAACTTCATGTCCGGGGGGAAATACGGGATCTTCGTCAACCAGTTCTCCTCTCCGCGCATCCTGGACAACCGCATCGAGAAGATGGAAGAAGCGGTCCACCTCAACAAGAAGAACGCCTCTGAATTTGTGGGCAACGTAGTAGCCGATTCAAAGGTGGGGCTGTTCTGTGATTTTTCCTCCTACCCGCGCATCAGGGACAACCTGTTCGCGG from bacterium encodes the following:
- a CDS encoding right-handed parallel beta-helix repeat-containing protein, whose amino-acid sequence is MKVTRFLAALVSAALLTGLAAAQLHSAPTDPDTVSGPDTIPAEITGEVILEGALVLEGDVMVKGGAVLTILAGSVVRPRPGSGMTVQGQLRIQGEKGRPVVIVPSEGVQWKGITFLSGAEGTVTWVEIGGAGTALSLIASRLSIDDAFVSGSKTAIHLVREASAQITDCQLKDNQIGIAVDMKSVGRVSGCLFEGNEVGLGIASGGVPEISGNRFVGNSLGIQVHQRYPGKIEGNLFRENKAGIRLYQNGPDTIVEKNRFVDNQDASVLALSYTSPTIRNNFMSGGKYGIFVNQFSSPRILDNRIEKMEEAVHLNKKNASEFVGNVVADSKVGLFCDFSSYPRIRDNLFAGNDLHIKLGKFQSSNWEGRAGSKRLVMQAATRAGSRNPRLAEGPEEFPEAVDATGNWWDKKTLREMKNKGEAVEISTLYDGHDLDKVTYEGFGDESYTLDKVLYWPALEKEPVTAGLKGWKGNSGELGF